In one window of Prevotella sp. E13-17 DNA:
- a CDS encoding glycoside hydrolase family 2 TIM barrel-domain containing protein, with amino-acid sequence MKTSLLTSFLTLLCVSASWAQPRQEINLQDNWQFSHDGTTWETVSVPHDWAISGPFDKKWDLQVVAIEQNGEKEATEKSGRSGALPWIGEGHYRRTFTIPKDFKGHAELLFDGAMAEPKMTVNGQQAGYWPYGYNAFRVDITKLITPGENQLAVDLQNMEESSRWYPGAGIYRPVTLILTPQQARIDDWGITTKTELHAMKTKNGHDVTKFTVEVPVADGQLPVTMELIAPNGEDHTFVSPAPMRKGTSTAVGTFMIPNAKLWTPETPDLYTLRITLFDGKGKPNVYDDFGKVIDQKTMKVGLRTVKVSKEGGFQLNGVTRKLKGVCLHHDLGPLGAAVNKAALIRQIKMMKEMGCDAIRTAHNMPSQMQMNVCDSLGMMVMAESFDMWIYPKCKNGYARFFKEWADRDIENLVRANRNHPSIVMWSIGNEIPEQWSKEGTEIAAHLQNLCHRLDATRPVTQGMDRAESALGSGFAQVMDVPGFNYRVHKYNNNIKLLPQGFLLGSETASTVSSRGVYKFPVVPQAADSREGKAFHQDGQCSSYDVEWCSWSNLPDDDWVWQDDKDWVIGEFVWTGFDYLGEPTPYDEYWPSRSSYFGICDLAGLPKDRYFLYRSHWRNDAHTIHLLPHWTWGKERIGQTTPVYCYTDYNEAELFVNGKSQGRIKKNTKERLDRYRLRWNNVKYEPGKVKVVVYDEQGNVAGEQTVKTAGKPAMLQADVWTQNGNNTLKANANDLAYITLTLTDKDGNLIPDATDQLTFEVAGAGTFKAVCNGDATSLESFTAPTMKLFAGQLVVVVQAGKTKGQIALTVKDQQRKLTKRIVIPVI; translated from the coding sequence ATGAAAACGAGCCTACTAACTTCCTTTCTGACACTTCTTTGTGTCTCTGCATCGTGGGCACAGCCCCGACAGGAAATCAATCTGCAAGACAACTGGCAATTCTCGCACGACGGCACGACATGGGAAACCGTCAGCGTGCCGCACGACTGGGCTATCAGCGGACCCTTTGACAAGAAATGGGACCTGCAGGTGGTAGCCATTGAACAGAATGGCGAGAAAGAGGCTACAGAGAAAAGCGGACGCAGCGGGGCGTTGCCTTGGATTGGCGAGGGCCACTACCGCCGTACGTTTACGATTCCAAAAGATTTCAAGGGACATGCCGAACTGCTGTTCGACGGCGCAATGGCCGAACCGAAGATGACCGTCAACGGGCAGCAGGCTGGCTATTGGCCCTATGGCTATAACGCGTTTCGTGTGGATATCACGAAACTGATTACACCGGGCGAAAACCAACTGGCGGTGGACCTTCAGAACATGGAGGAGAGCTCGCGCTGGTATCCCGGTGCCGGCATCTATCGGCCGGTGACCCTGATTCTCACGCCGCAACAGGCGCGCATTGATGACTGGGGCATCACCACCAAGACAGAGTTGCACGCCATGAAAACGAAAAACGGGCACGACGTGACGAAGTTTACGGTCGAGGTGCCTGTGGCTGACGGTCAACTGCCTGTCACGATGGAGCTCATTGCGCCCAACGGAGAAGACCATACATTTGTGAGTCCTGCACCTATGCGCAAGGGTACATCAACGGCAGTGGGCACCTTCATGATTCCCAACGCCAAGCTGTGGACTCCCGAGACGCCCGACCTCTATACACTACGCATCACGCTCTTCGATGGTAAGGGCAAGCCCAACGTGTATGATGACTTCGGCAAGGTCATCGACCAGAAAACCATGAAGGTGGGACTGCGCACAGTCAAAGTGTCGAAAGAGGGCGGCTTCCAGCTGAATGGCGTGACACGCAAGCTGAAAGGTGTCTGTCTGCACCACGACCTGGGACCACTCGGTGCTGCGGTCAACAAGGCGGCGCTGATACGTCAAATTAAGATGATGAAGGAGATGGGCTGCGACGCCATCCGTACAGCCCACAACATGCCGAGTCAGATGCAGATGAACGTGTGCGACTCGCTGGGTATGATGGTGATGGCCGAGAGCTTCGACATGTGGATTTATCCTAAGTGTAAGAACGGCTATGCCCGTTTCTTTAAGGAGTGGGCCGACCGCGACATTGAGAATCTGGTGCGTGCCAACCGCAACCACCCCAGCATCGTGATGTGGAGCATTGGCAACGAGATACCCGAGCAGTGGTCGAAGGAAGGCACGGAGATAGCTGCTCATCTGCAGAACCTGTGTCACCGCTTAGACGCCACACGTCCTGTCACACAAGGCATGGATCGTGCAGAATCAGCGCTTGGTAGCGGTTTCGCTCAGGTCATGGATGTACCTGGCTTCAACTATCGTGTGCATAAGTACAATAACAACATCAAACTGCTGCCACAGGGCTTTTTGTTGGGTTCCGAAACAGCATCAACAGTTTCGTCGCGCGGCGTGTATAAGTTTCCTGTGGTGCCTCAGGCTGCCGACAGCCGAGAGGGAAAGGCGTTCCATCAGGACGGGCAATGCTCTTCGTACGACGTTGAATGGTGCTCATGGAGTAACTTGCCCGACGACGACTGGGTGTGGCAGGACGATAAAGACTGGGTCATCGGTGAGTTCGTATGGACGGGTTTCGACTACCTGGGTGAACCAACGCCCTATGATGAGTACTGGCCCAGCCGCAGCAGCTACTTCGGCATCTGCGACTTAGCAGGACTGCCCAAAGACCGTTATTTCCTGTATCGCTCGCACTGGCGCAACGATGCGCACACCATCCATTTGTTGCCACACTGGACATGGGGCAAGGAGCGCATCGGACAGACGACGCCCGTCTATTGCTATACCGACTACAACGAAGCAGAGCTCTTTGTGAACGGCAAGAGTCAGGGACGCATCAAAAAGAATACAAAGGAGCGCCTGGACCGCTATCGCCTGCGCTGGAACAACGTGAAATACGAGCCTGGCAAAGTGAAAGTGGTGGTCTATGACGAACAGGGAAATGTGGCTGGAGAACAGACCGTCAAGACAGCCGGTAAGCCCGCTATGCTGCAAGCTGACGTATGGACACAGAACGGCAATAACACGCTGAAAGCCAACGCCAACGACCTGGCATATATCACCCTGACACTCACCGACAAAGATGGCAACCTGATTCCCGACGCCACTGACCAACTGACCTTCGAGGTGGCAGGTGCTGGTACATTTAAGGCCGTCTGCAATGGTGATGCCACCTCGCTGGAATCGTTCACCGCTCCAACCATGAAACTCTTTGCCGGTCAACTGGTTGTAGTCGTACAAGCAGGCAAAACAAAAGGTCAGATTGCACTTACGGTCAAAGACCAGCAGCGCAAGCTGACCAAGAGAATCGTCATCCCCGTTATCTAA
- the upp gene encoding uracil phosphoribosyltransferase codes for MNIINFSEQNSVMNHFMAEIRDKSYQKNRLLFRNNIERIGEMMAYEISKSLTYKSKTVTTPLGTIDIPLIKDEVVLATVLRAGLPFHEGFLKVFDHASNAFVSAYRMYTNREHTEVGVHTEYLASPSVKGKTLIIVDPMLATGGSMVAAYQALLKTGKPASVHIACVIGTPEGVEMLKSNLPEDTSLWCAAIDPGMNEQKYIVPGFGDCGDLCYGEKL; via the coding sequence ATGAACATCATTAATTTCAGTGAACAGAATTCTGTCATGAATCATTTCATGGCTGAAATTCGCGACAAGAGCTATCAGAAGAATCGTTTGCTGTTTCGCAATAATATTGAGCGCATTGGCGAAATGATGGCTTACGAGATTTCTAAATCGTTAACCTATAAATCAAAAACGGTTACCACACCTTTAGGAACTATCGATATTCCCCTGATCAAAGACGAGGTCGTTCTGGCCACCGTTCTGCGTGCCGGACTGCCCTTCCACGAAGGCTTCCTCAAGGTGTTCGACCACGCATCAAATGCGTTTGTTTCTGCCTATCGTATGTACACCAACCGTGAGCATACCGAGGTGGGCGTACATACCGAGTATCTGGCTTCGCCATCGGTCAAGGGCAAGACGCTCATCATCGTTGACCCCATGTTGGCCACCGGAGGTTCGATGGTGGCTGCCTATCAGGCCTTGCTGAAGACCGGCAAGCCCGCCAGTGTGCATATTGCCTGTGTGATTGGCACGCCCGAAGGTGTTGAGATGCTGAAGAGCAACCTGCCCGAGGACACCTCACTCTGGTGCGCCGCCATCGACCCAGGCATGAACGAGCAGAAATACATCGTTCCAGGCTTCGGTGACTGCGGTGACCTTTGTTATGGAGAGAAATTATAA
- the pckA gene encoding phosphoenolpyruvate carboxykinase (ATP) produces MAKLDLTQYGITGSTVIAHNPSYETLFAEETKAELTGYDKGQNTELNAVNVMTGIYTGRSPKDKYIVCDAQSKDKVWWTSEEYKNDNHPMSEDVWAKVKEIAVKELCNKNLYVVDAFCGANEGTRLAVRFIVEVAWQAHFVTNMFIQPTAEELENFEPNFVIYNASKAKVENYKELGLNSETCVAFNTTSREQVIINTWYGGEMKKGMFSMQNYYLPLQGIASMHCSANTDMEGKNTAIFFGLSGTGKTTLSTDPKRLLIGDDEHGWDDEGVFNLEGGCYAKVINLSKENEPDIYGAIKRNALLENVTVDAEGKIDFADKSVTENTRVSYPIDHIEKIAQKVNGKSAGPDAKNVIFLSADAFGVLPPVSILTPEQTKYYFLSGFTAKLAGTERGITEPTPTFSACFGQAFLELHPTKYAEELVKKMEKSGAKAYLVNTGWNGTGKRISIPDTRGIIDAILDGSILKAPTKKIPFFDFEVPTELPNVNSGILDPRDTYASASEWEEKAKDLAARFIKNFKKYEGNEAGKALVAAGPKL; encoded by the coding sequence ATGGCAAAGTTAGATTTAACGCAGTATGGCATCACCGGTTCTACCGTGATTGCTCACAATCCTTCGTATGAGACTCTGTTTGCAGAGGAGACTAAGGCTGAGTTGACTGGCTATGACAAGGGTCAGAACACTGAGCTGAACGCTGTTAACGTGATGACTGGTATCTATACCGGCCGTTCACCTAAGGACAAGTACATTGTTTGCGACGCACAGAGCAAAGACAAGGTATGGTGGACTTCTGAGGAGTACAAGAACGACAACCACCCCATGAGCGAGGACGTATGGGCAAAGGTTAAGGAGATTGCCGTTAAGGAGCTCTGCAACAAGAATCTGTATGTAGTTGACGCATTCTGCGGTGCTAACGAGGGTACTCGTCTGGCCGTTCGCTTCATCGTTGAAGTTGCTTGGCAGGCACACTTCGTTACAAACATGTTCATTCAGCCTACCGCTGAGGAGCTGGAGAACTTTGAGCCTAACTTCGTAATCTATAACGCTTCTAAGGCAAAGGTTGAGAACTACAAGGAGCTGGGTCTGAACTCAGAGACTTGCGTTGCCTTCAACACAACAAGCCGCGAGCAGGTCATCATCAACACATGGTACGGTGGTGAGATGAAGAAGGGTATGTTCTCTATGCAGAACTACTACCTCCCCCTGCAGGGTATCGCTTCTATGCACTGCTCTGCCAACACCGACATGGAGGGTAAGAACACCGCTATCTTCTTCGGTCTGTCTGGTACAGGTAAGACCACTCTGTCAACCGATCCTAAGCGTCTGCTGATTGGTGACGACGAGCACGGATGGGACGACGAGGGCGTCTTCAACCTCGAGGGCGGTTGCTACGCTAAGGTTATCAACCTGAGCAAGGAGAACGAGCCCGACATCTACGGTGCTATCAAGCGTAACGCTCTGCTGGAGAACGTAACCGTTGACGCAGAGGGTAAGATCGACTTCGCTGACAAGAGCGTAACCGAGAACACTCGTGTAAGCTATCCTATCGACCACATCGAGAAGATCGCTCAGAAGGTTAATGGTAAGAGTGCAGGTCCTGACGCTAAGAACGTGATCTTCCTGTCAGCTGACGCATTCGGCGTACTGCCCCCAGTATCTATCCTGACTCCTGAGCAGACCAAGTACTACTTCCTGTCTGGTTTCACAGCTAAGCTGGCTGGTACAGAGCGTGGCATCACCGAGCCTACTCCTACATTCTCTGCTTGCTTCGGTCAGGCATTCCTCGAGCTGCACCCCACAAAGTACGCTGAGGAGCTGGTTAAGAAGATGGAGAAGAGCGGTGCTAAGGCATACCTCGTCAACACTGGTTGGAACGGTACCGGCAAGCGTATCTCTATCCCCGACACACGTGGTATCATCGACGCTATTCTGGATGGCAGCATCCTGAAGGCTCCCACCAAGAAGATTCCTTTCTTCGATTTCGAGGTTCCAACAGAGTTGCCTAACGTAAATTCTGGTATCCTTGATCCCCGCGACACTTATGCTTCTGCATCTGAGTGGGAGGAGAAGGCTAAGGATCTGGCTGCACGCTTCATCAAGAACTTCAAGAAGTATGAAGGCAATGAGGCTGGTAAGGCACTTGTTGCTGCTGGTCCAAAGCTCTAA
- a CDS encoding HAMP domain-containing sensor histidine kinase translates to MKKSCSFILPLMNIFPSRRLCLAGTALILLLSACNNPTTPFAADTTVDSIWADSAYQRAKKAEFYYNNNLRDSLFVQVKEDMEFDKEHKQWDWYYYSWMLLVNKCTFGGDVKRALEEANLMHTDATKRNNAYGLALAKYTTALVYACQENYEEATIGFKEALRRYPKDCDPSVLFVIYYYYSSTLEEKNDQESNEEVLSLWKAALDKTFQESDKYDDTKALWLYQYYKALFGYHFSQKDLVQATADLDSMQYYVEHSGNTVYGVTYLTGSRSKLALASKDYAKAISYNNKEYIESKKLGPTIYIKAVERRAEILEAMGKYREALMLRNEFERLKDSLNQVDSQHELNEMTKRYELDELRSQQEKEKGELKQRQMNFIVAFAIILLIILFIVSIIRHRSRLRLAQEHQKLIDAYKQLTIANERAEESSKMKTMFIKQMSHEIRTPLNILSGFTQVLTAPDVELDNETRAEVNERITKNTARITELVNKMLELSDASSTSVIEKKDNISVEQIIISAIEAVGMSSYKMIDFQSEITPKASNVTLLTNYDQSVRALSLILDNARKFLQKPTGEANGQSMGKIRLMVRLEKDKNIVFSVEDSGIGVPPSEAEHIFEEFVQLDSFYEGMGIGLTVARSITRRLGGDIVLDTTFRRGARFIMTLPLS, encoded by the coding sequence ATGAAGAAGAGTTGCAGTTTCATCCTGCCACTGATGAACATTTTCCCCTCTCGCCGACTGTGCCTCGCAGGTACTGCTCTAATTTTATTACTCTCGGCTTGCAACAACCCCACTACCCCCTTTGCTGCTGACACCACGGTTGATTCCATATGGGCCGATTCTGCTTATCAAAGAGCAAAAAAAGCTGAATTCTACTATAACAACAATCTACGAGACTCCTTGTTCGTACAAGTAAAAGAAGACATGGAGTTCGACAAAGAACATAAACAATGGGATTGGTACTACTATTCATGGATGCTACTGGTCAACAAATGCACCTTTGGTGGTGATGTCAAACGCGCACTGGAAGAGGCAAACCTCATGCATACTGATGCAACAAAACGCAACAATGCGTATGGATTGGCTTTGGCCAAATACACAACAGCATTAGTCTATGCCTGCCAGGAGAACTACGAAGAAGCAACCATTGGATTTAAAGAGGCTTTAAGACGCTATCCTAAGGATTGTGATCCATCTGTGCTCTTTGTCATTTACTACTACTACAGCAGCACGCTGGAGGAAAAGAATGATCAGGAAAGCAATGAGGAAGTGCTTTCTCTCTGGAAAGCTGCACTCGATAAAACTTTCCAAGAAAGCGATAAGTACGATGATACCAAAGCATTATGGCTCTATCAGTATTACAAAGCACTTTTTGGATACCACTTTTCACAAAAGGATCTTGTTCAGGCTACAGCAGACCTCGACTCAATGCAATACTATGTAGAACATAGCGGCAACACTGTTTATGGCGTGACATACCTCACTGGTTCGCGTTCAAAACTAGCATTAGCATCGAAAGACTACGCTAAGGCCATTAGCTATAATAATAAAGAATATATAGAAAGCAAGAAACTGGGCCCCACCATCTATATTAAGGCAGTAGAACGGCGTGCTGAGATTCTGGAAGCCATGGGTAAATATCGTGAGGCTCTGATGTTGAGGAACGAATTCGAACGTCTTAAAGACTCACTGAACCAGGTTGACAGCCAACACGAACTGAACGAGATGACAAAACGCTATGAACTTGACGAACTACGTTCGCAACAAGAGAAGGAAAAAGGAGAACTCAAGCAGCGGCAGATGAACTTCATCGTGGCTTTTGCCATTATCCTCCTCATCATTTTATTTATAGTCAGCATCATCCGACATCGCTCAAGACTACGCCTTGCTCAAGAACACCAGAAATTAATAGATGCCTATAAACAACTGACCATCGCCAACGAGAGGGCCGAAGAGTCGTCAAAGATGAAGACCATGTTCATCAAACAGATGTCGCACGAGATTCGAACACCACTGAATATTCTATCCGGCTTTACTCAGGTCTTAACGGCACCCGATGTGGAACTAGACAACGAGACGCGTGCAGAAGTGAATGAACGTATTACAAAAAACACCGCCCGCATCACCGAACTGGTTAATAAGATGCTGGAACTCAGTGACGCCAGCAGCACATCGGTCATCGAAAAGAAGGACAACATATCTGTTGAACAAATAATCATTAGCGCCATTGAGGCGGTAGGAATGTCATCGTATAAGATGATTGACTTTCAATCAGAGATTACACCCAAGGCAAGCAATGTTACATTGCTTACGAACTACGACCAGTCTGTGCGGGCACTATCGCTGATTCTTGATAACGCGCGCAAATTTCTACAAAAACCTACAGGCGAAGCCAATGGTCAGTCTATGGGCAAGATACGCTTGATGGTGCGACTTGAAAAAGACAAAAACATAGTATTCTCCGTTGAAGACTCTGGCATCGGCGTGCCACCCTCAGAAGCAGAACATATCTTTGAAGAATTCGTTCAGTTGGATTCGTTTTACGAAGGTATGGGAATCGGCCTCACAGTGGCACGAAGTATAACACGACGATTGGGAGGCGACATCGTTCTTGACACCACCTTCAGGAGGGGTGCACGATTCATTATGACACTCCCTTTGAGTTAA
- a CDS encoding DUF6242 domain-containing protein: MKRVFRNLGVLLMASIMLTSCLGDGDTEETTLYSDVAITSFTLGTLNRDTHTTSSTTGNDTIIRTTLTGSDYKMTIDQLGHQIFNQTPLPQGTDIKHVICTVTSKNNGWLTLKSMTSDSLSWYSSSDSIDFSQPRTFRVFAVDNSGYRDYTVKLNVNTTEGSEFGWTKEKDDAALAGWTAKKLVPFADTIRLVDEGVVMRAGKGYRINGQGYVESSEDLESWSLADGVVYSNPNLKQLLGASSKELYALGNDGLLKVSADAYGKDWANETLDDKASLLPADNIAITSWPYASANNTDYVLMVGNASFADGQTSVWRKLSCYDAEADNKWVFMGLDDSNRYTLPAQDHLSLTCYNGHVLALGDAKTIYESRDQGITWREVSGYQLPTSVQGTQFSMTTDSQGRLWILTNSGQLWKGSKK; this comes from the coding sequence ATGAAAAGAGTTTTTAGGAACCTTGGCGTACTGCTGATGGCATCCATCATGCTAACCTCATGCTTGGGCGACGGTGATACGGAAGAAACAACCCTATATAGCGATGTGGCCATCACATCCTTCACATTGGGGACGCTGAATAGAGACACCCATACCACCTCGTCAACGACAGGCAATGATACAATCATCAGGACCACGTTGACTGGCTCTGACTATAAAATGACCATCGACCAGTTGGGACATCAGATATTCAATCAGACTCCTCTACCCCAAGGCACAGATATCAAGCATGTCATTTGCACAGTGACCTCAAAGAACAACGGATGGCTGACACTGAAATCTATGACAAGCGATTCCTTGTCATGGTATAGTTCTTCGGACTCTATCGACTTCTCTCAGCCACGCACATTCCGTGTCTTTGCCGTTGACAACTCGGGCTATCGTGACTACACCGTAAAACTGAATGTCAATACTACCGAAGGGTCGGAATTCGGGTGGACGAAAGAAAAGGATGATGCTGCCCTCGCTGGCTGGACAGCTAAGAAATTGGTTCCTTTCGCTGACACCATAAGACTAGTTGACGAGGGCGTGGTGATGAGAGCTGGTAAGGGCTATCGTATCAACGGTCAGGGCTATGTGGAATCATCAGAAGACTTAGAGAGCTGGTCTTTGGCTGATGGTGTCGTTTACAGCAATCCCAACCTCAAGCAACTGTTGGGAGCTAGCAGCAAAGAACTCTATGCACTGGGCAATGACGGTCTTTTGAAAGTCTCTGCCGATGCTTACGGAAAAGACTGGGCCAACGAGACACTTGACGACAAAGCCTCACTGCTGCCTGCCGACAATATCGCTATAACTAGCTGGCCCTACGCATCGGCCAACAACACCGACTATGTACTCATGGTTGGCAACGCTTCGTTTGCCGACGGCCAGACATCTGTATGGCGCAAGCTGAGCTGCTACGACGCAGAAGCCGACAACAAGTGGGTATTCATGGGGCTAGACGATAGCAACCGCTACACACTGCCCGCCCAAGATCATCTGTCGCTGACCTGCTACAACGGTCATGTACTGGCCCTTGGCGATGCCAAGACCATCTACGAGAGTCGAGATCAAGGCATCACATGGCGTGAAGTGTCCGGCTATCAGCTGCCCACCTCTGTTCAAGGCACACAATTTAGCATGACCACCGACTCGCAAGGACGCCTTTGGATACTCACCAACAGTGGTCAACTGTGGAAAGGCAGTAAGAAGTAG
- a CDS encoding DUF6089 family protein — MRFLILTTCLLLSVLETRAQDEPEYRMEIGAGAGFQSYVGDLDANLLRGQSPLAGLVAKYKPNPRTAWAANLRFGKLEGSSAHIETTYPLLEGQAWKFNTKTVDLDVSFEYNFWPYGTGQEYHGARPFTPFIALGMGLTFANADVSGLEAFKRSSAGFQMPFGIGIKYKVANRLNLSAEWLMHFTGTDKLDGLADPYGIKSSGLFKNTDCYSTLQLSLTYDLWTKCKTCMNDDD, encoded by the coding sequence ATGCGATTCCTTATCCTCACAACATGCCTGCTGCTAAGCGTTCTTGAAACAAGAGCACAGGATGAGCCTGAATACCGCATGGAAATTGGTGCCGGAGCAGGTTTCCAGAGCTATGTGGGCGATTTGGACGCTAACCTGCTGAGAGGACAAAGTCCGTTGGCTGGATTGGTCGCAAAATACAAGCCGAACCCTCGCACTGCATGGGCCGCCAACCTTCGCTTTGGCAAATTGGAAGGCTCGTCAGCACATATTGAGACCACCTACCCTTTGTTGGAAGGTCAAGCATGGAAGTTTAACACGAAAACAGTGGACCTTGATGTCTCTTTCGAATACAACTTCTGGCCCTACGGCACAGGACAAGAATACCACGGTGCACGTCCCTTTACGCCATTTATTGCACTGGGTATGGGTCTCACCTTTGCCAATGCCGACGTTTCTGGACTTGAGGCTTTCAAGCGTTCCTCAGCTGGTTTCCAGATGCCTTTTGGCATAGGCATCAAATATAAGGTTGCCAATCGTCTGAACCTTTCAGCAGAATGGCTGATGCACTTCACAGGCACCGACAAGCTCGACGGACTGGCAGACCCTTACGGCATCAAGAGCAGCGGACTTTTCAAAAACACCGATTGCTACAGCACCTTGCAGTTATCACTTACCTACGACCTATGGACGAAGTGTAAGACCTGCATGAATGACGACGATTAA
- a CDS encoding isoprenyl transferase — translation MEYALDMTRIPQHIAIIMDGNGRWAMERGKERTYGHQAGVETVRRITKECVRLGVKYLTLYTFSTENWNRPTDEVAALMGLVLTSLEDEIFMKNNVRFRVIGDRSRISAEVNKKLDETEQHTAHNSAMTMVVALSYSSKLEIAKATQSIAQQVKDGLLHVDDINETTISQNLWTNFMPDPDLLIRTGGELRISNYLLWQIAYSELYFCDTYWPAFMEQDLQKAICSYQQRQRRFGKTEAQVEDEKNEK, via the coding sequence ATGGAATATGCATTAGATATGACGCGCATCCCCCAGCACATTGCCATCATCATGGACGGCAATGGTCGGTGGGCCATGGAACGTGGCAAGGAGCGCACCTATGGTCATCAGGCCGGAGTGGAAACCGTGCGCCGCATCACCAAGGAATGCGTACGATTGGGCGTGAAATACCTCACGCTATACACCTTCTCTACAGAAAACTGGAATCGCCCAACCGATGAGGTAGCCGCCCTCATGGGACTGGTACTAACCTCTCTTGAGGACGAAATCTTCATGAAGAACAACGTACGTTTCCGCGTGATAGGCGACCGTAGCCGTATTTCTGCCGAAGTCAACAAGAAACTCGATGAGACAGAACAACATACTGCTCATAATAGCGCCATGACCATGGTCGTAGCACTCAGCTACTCATCAAAACTTGAGATTGCAAAAGCGACTCAGAGCATAGCACAGCAGGTTAAGGACGGTTTGCTTCATGTTGACGATATCAACGAGACAACTATCTCTCAAAACCTATGGACCAACTTCATGCCCGATCCAGACCTGCTGATTCGTACTGGCGGCGAGCTGCGCATATCCAACTATCTATTGTGGCAGATAGCCTATTCCGAGCTGTATTTCTGCGATACCTATTGGCCAGCCTTTATGGAACAAGACCTACAGAAGGCTATCTGTAGCTATCAGCAGCGTCAGCGTCGTTTTGGCAAGACCGAAGCACAGGTTGAGGATGAGAAGAATGAAAAGTGA